In the Drosophila biarmipes strain raj3 chromosome X, RU_DBia_V1.1, whole genome shotgun sequence genome, one interval contains:
- the LOC108033049 gene encoding uncharacterized protein LOC108033049, with product MPERVRWTGSLALLLLMVVVIRGALDGSGRCGPYECRLSNPICRCEAFCQEFSQRCWKSPTGCHCARGYARDERGNCVPLIMCP from the coding sequence ATGCCGGAACGAGTACGGTGGACGGGATCTCTGGCTCTACTCCTTCTCATGGTGGTGGTGATCCGGGGGGCCCTGGACGGATCCGGAAGATGTGGACCCTACGAGTGCCGCCTCAGCAATCCAATCTGTCGATGCGAGGCCTTTTGCCAGGAGTTCAGTCAGCGGTGCTGGAAGTCCCCCACGGGCTGCCACTGTGCAAGGGGATACGCCCGTGACGAACGAGGAAACTGCGTGCCCCTTATAATGTGTCCTTAG